The segment CTTCCAGCGCGGCACCCGCCCCGCCAACCGCTTCGGACGCAACCAGCAGTGCGCCGGTGCGCAGCGCATGGACGAGCGCATCCCCTGCCCCGCCGACAATATCCGCGGGCGCGAGCCGGACGCCGGTGCACTTCACCCGCGCCATCGGGCGGGTCTGATCCATCATCGGCAGGCGTTCGACCTCGAGCCCCGGCGTGTCCCGCCGCACAAAGGCGACGTGAAGATTGTCCTGGTTGTCGCGTGCGGCGCACAGGATGATATCGGCGACATGGCCGAACTGGACGAACCAGGCCTCACCATCGAGCACGCCGTCAGCCGAGAGCGTCATCGGCACCGCCGACACATCCGCGCCGCCCTTCTTGCCGCAATAAGCGAGCGTCGCGATCTGATCGCCGCCGATGACGGCGGGGAGCAGCGCGCGCGCGGCGTCCGAATCGAGCGCATTCAACAGCGTCGCAGCGACGCCGATCGAGGCGAGATAGGGGCTGGGCATCAACGACCGGCCGAGCATTTCGTGGACCGAGGCCAGTTCGACCATGCCGAGGCCCGAACCACCAGCCGATTCGGGCGTGGCGATGCCGCCAAAGCCGAGCTCGCCGACGAGCACCTGCCAGGCGGCACGGTCGAAGCCGTCCTCCGTCTCGACGGCGCGCCGCACCTGATGGGAATCACCATATTGGGCGGCGTAGGATTGCGCCGCCTCTCGAATCATCGCCTGTTCCGGCGTAAACGCAAATTGCATCGCTGGCCCTTCATCTCCACCCACCGGCCCGCGCGCTGCCGCCGATCGAACGCATCGATCGGCCTTGCAGCGACGGACAACGATGGCCATCCTCTCACCGCCCCGATAGGGCGGCACTCATTATTCCAGCGGCAAATTGCGCGGCGACATCTAAAATTTCAAGACTCATAGTCAAATTTTGATACAATTCGTAGTTTGCAAGCAGATACGATACGACAATCGACAAAAAGAGAGAGGTCTGACCGAATGTTTCAGGGCAAATCCTACTTCATTACGGGTGCCGGCGGCGGAATCGGCCGCGCAACCGCCGTGGCGCTGGGCGCGCAAGGCGCCCGCGTGACGCTGGCCGATGTGCACGAAGCCGGGATCGAGGAAACCGCCAAGCTGGTGCGCGACGCGGGCGGCGAGGCCGCAACGGTCCGCCTCGACGTGACCGACAAGGCCGCGACCGACGCAGCGCTCGACGCGCATGCCGCGCGCTGGGGCGGGCTGGACGGCGCGTTCAACAATGCGGGCGTGACGCTGGAAGGCGTGCATTCCGAATGGGGCGATGCCGCGATCATCGAACGCACGCTGGCGATCAACACCATGGGCGTGGCCCACTGCATGCAGGCGGAGATCCGCCACATGCTGGCAAGTGGTGGCGGCGCGATCGTCAACACCGCATCGATCGCGGGCGAAAGCGGCGCGGGCGGTGCGGGCTATTGCGCGAGCAAGCATGCGGTGATCGGCCTCACCCGATCCGCAGCGCTGCGCTATGCCACGCAGGCGATCCGCGTGAACGCGGTGTGCCCCGGCGTGATTTCGACCGCGATGACCGCCCCGATCGAAGCCGACCCCAAGGGCGCGGCGATCCTGGCGCAGATGCAGCCGATCGGCCGCATCGGCCAGCCCGAGGAAGTCGCCTCGGCGGTGCTCTTCCTGCTGTCCGACGCGGCGAGCTTCGTCACCGGCCACCCCCTGGCCGTCGATGGCGGTTATCTGGCGCGCTGAAACGCACCATGTGCGTATTTGTGAGAGATAATTCTACGAATCGCACGAGTTGAAAAACGCACAACCCGATCATTGCGTAACAGATCGGGTTGTGCAAAACTCACCCCCGAAGGCAATAACAGCAAATTCGGGCAGGACGGGATGACAGAGAAACGGCAGCGCGCACGCACGGGCGGACCCCGTCGATGACCACGACCAGCCCCGCACAGTTCGACCATGTCGTCGACCTTCTCGTCATCGGCTCGGGCGCCGGTGGCATGACCGCCGCGATTTCCGCCGCAGCCCTGGGCGCCGAAGCGCTGGTGATCGAAAAAAGCGACAAATATGGCGGCACCTCTGCCATGTCGGGCGGCGGCATCTGGATCCCCAACAGCCATCTCGCCCGTGCGGCCGGACAGGTGGACGATCCCGAGGATGCCTTTCGCTATGTCCGCGCGCTGAGCGCGCCCAATGTGAGCGACGAGCAGATCCGCACCTTCGTGACCGAAGCCCCGCGCATGCTGGAGTGGATGGAGGAGAATGCGGGCGTACGCTATATGAGCGTGCCCTATACCGATTATCACGCCGAACTGCCCGGCGGAAAGCTGGGCTGGCGCACGCATATGGCATGCGAGATCGACGGCCGCCTGCTGGGCAAGGACCTGGACGATCTGCGCGATCCGTCGAAAGCGGCGAGCCTGTTCGGCAAGATCAGCTGGACGCTAATGGAAACCCAGACGCTGCTGTTTCGCACCAAGGGCTGGCAAGGCACGCTCGCGAAGATGCTCGCGCGCTATTATCTCGACATCGGTCAGCGCCTGCGATCTTCGAAGGACCGATTCCTCAGCCTTGGCAACGCGCTCGCTGGGATGCTGCGGCTGGGCATGCGCCGCCACAAGGCCGATCTGTGGCTGAACACCGGCATGAAGGAGTTGATCGAAGAGGATGGCCGGATCACCGGCGTCGTCGTCGAACGCGAGGGCCGCACGCTGCGCATCGGCGCGCGCCGCGGCGTGGTGCTGGCGGCGGGCGGTTTCGAACGCAATGCCGAGATGCGCCGCAAGTTCCTGCCGGGATCGTTCGATCCGCTGGGCAGCGGATCGCAGGTCAACAACCAGGGCGAGAGCATCGTCGCGGGCGAGGCGGTGGGCGCCGCCACCCGCAACATGGATTCGTGCTGGTGGGCGCCAACCTTCCGCGTGCCGGGCGAGGACAGCGCACGGCTGTGCACCTTTGAACGCGCGCTGCCCGGGTGCATCATCGTCAACCGCGAAGGCAAGCGGTACCAGAACGAGGCCGCGTCCTACCACATCACCGGCGGCGACATGGTCCGCGCCGAGGCCGAGAACGGCATCACCAACCCGTCGTGGATCATCTTCGACGCGGGCTATCGCAACCGTTACCCGATGGGCCCGGTGCTGCCGCTGATGCCCGACTGGATGCTGCCCGGCGAAGTGAAGCAGATTCTGGTCAAGGCGCGCACGATCGGCGAACTGGCCGAAAAGACCGGCATGCCCGTGGACGCGCTGGAAGCCACCGTCAGCCGTTTCAACGAAAACGCCCGCAAGGGCGAGGACCCCGATTTCGGCCGCGGGCACAATGCCTATGACCGTTATTACGGCGACCCGCGTTTCGGCCCCAACCCCAATCTGGCGCCGCTGGTCGACGCCCCCTTCTATGCCATCCCCATCCATGGCGGCGACATCGGCACCAATGGCGGGCTGGTGACCGACGCCAAGGCACGCGTGCTCGATACCGCAGGCGCGCCGATCAAGGGGCTGTACGCGGTGGGCAACAACGCCGCCTCGGTGATGGGCTATTCCTATCCGGGCGCCGGATCGACGCTGGGCCCTGCCATGACCTTTGGCTGGATCGCGGGACGCGATGCCATGCAAGCGAACAACTGAACCACAGAATTTAGCCGGAGTGCAGTGAATGACGCAGACTTTTGAAGGTAAGATCGCAGTCGTTTCGGGTGGCAGCGAAGGGATTGGCCTTGCCACCGCAACGATGCTTGCCAAGCGCGGCGCGCATGTGACGATCATCGCCCGTCGCCCCGAAAAGCTCGAGGCCGCCAAGGCCGCGATCGAAGCCCAAGGCGGCAAGGTCGACACCGTTTCGCTCGATATCAGCGATGCCGAAGCCTATGGCGCGGCGATTGCCGACGTGGCCGAAAAGCATGGCCGCATCGATTGCCTCGTCAACAACGCCCCCTCGGTCGCCTACAGCGCGATCGCCGATGCGAGCCTTGAAAGCTGGCGCCAGGATTTCCGCGTGAACGCCGAAGCCGTGTTCCTCGGCACCAAGGCGGCAATGGCATCGATGGCCAAGACTGGCGGCGGCTCGATCGTCAACATCTCGTCCACCTGCGGCATCCGCGCGGCACCGGGCATGGCCAGCTATTCGGCGTCGAAGGCCGCGCTGATCCAGTTCACCGCCGTCGCCGCGATGGAAGGCGCGCGCCAGGGCATCCGCGTCAACACGATCGTCCCCGGCCAGGTGAACACCCCCGCCAACCAGGCATTCACCGATGCCGCGCCCGAACTGGCAGAAAGAATCGCCGACACCATCCCGGCCGGCCGCAGCGGCCAGCCCGATGAACTGGCCGAAGCGATCCTGTTCCTGCTGTCGGACGCAGCATCGTACGTCACCGGCGTCGCGCTGCCGGTGGACGGCGGCAAGGCTGCCCAGCTGTACATGCCCAGCTGATCGCCATGGCCGATACCGAACTCCTCGCCCGGATCGACCGGCTCGAATCGCTCGAGCAGATCCGCCAGCTGCCCGCGCGCTATGCGCTCTGCCTCGACATGCGCGATATCGACGCCATGGCCGGCCTGTTCACGCCCGACGTTCGCGTCGGGCGGGACAAGACGGGCCGTGACGCGCTGCGCGACTATCTCGACGAGACGATGCGCGTCCAGTTCACCGGTACGTCGCACCATGTTGGCGGGCATGTCATCGAATTCGACAGCCCCGACCGCGCGCGCGGCGTCGTCTATTCGAAGAACGAGCATGAGACCGGCCCCGAATGGGTGATCATGCAGATGATGTATATCGACGACTATGTGCGCGTCGACGGCCGCTGGCATTTCGAACGGCGCCTGCCGCTCTATTGGTATGCGACCGACCTCAACAAGCCGCCGATCGGCGACAAGAAGATGCGCTGGCCGGGCCGCGAACCCTATGACGGCGGCTTCCACAAGCTGTTCCCGAGCTGGGATGCGTTCTGGAACCGCAAGGGCGCGCCCGAAGGCCCCGTTGCCGCCCCCGCGCCGTTCGACGAATTTCTGAAAACCATGCGGGGTTCTGCCGATGCCCCGCGCGTAAAGGTACGTTGATGCCCACTTTGTTTGATCCGGTGCGCCTTGGCGCGATCGAGATGGCCAACCGCGTCGTGATGGCGCCGATGACGCGCAGCCGCGCCGATGACGGCGACATTCCCGGCGACATGGTGGCCGAATATTACGCCCAGCGCGCCAGCGCCGGGCTGATCATCACCGAAGGCGCGCAGCCTTCGGCCGATGGCAAGGGCTATTGCCGAACCCCCGGCCTGTTCAACGAGGCGCAGGTGGAAGCCTGGGCCAAGGTGAATGCGGGCGTGCACGCCAAGGGCGGCCGCATCGTGCTGCAGGTGATGCATGTCGGCCGGATTGCCAGCGCGCTGAACAAGGACGCGGGCACGCGCACCGTCGCCCCCTCGGCCATCCAGGCGCAGGGCAAGATCTTCACCGATGTCGAGGGCATGGTGCCCTTCGACATGCCCGAGGAACTGACGACCGCCGAAGTGGCCGAAGTGATCGCCGAGCTGGGCCGCTGCGCCAAGCTGGCCAAGCAGGCCAATTTCGACGGTGTCGAGCTGCACTGCGCATCGGGCTATCTGCCGATGCAGTTCCTGTCGACCGGCACCAATACGCGCACCGACCAATATGGCGGCCCGGTTGAAAACCGCATCCGCTTCGCGGTCGAGGCGATCGACGCGATGGCGGCCGAAATCGGCGCCGACCGCGTCGGTTTCCGCATTGCGCCGGGCAATCCGTTCAACGACCTGCACGACGACAACCACCCCGAGACCTATGCCGCGCTGCTCGATGCGCTCGACGGCAAGGGCCTGGCCTATTGCCATCTCGTCGACATGCATCTCGACTGGCTCGACAGCCGCGCGCTGCTCGCCAAGCACTGGTCGGGACCGACGATCCTGAACGAGAGCATCGAACTGCCCGAGGCGCAGGAACTGGTGGCCAAGGGCGGCGCGGACGCGGTGTCGTTCGGCCGATTCTACATCGCCAACCCCGATCTGGTCGAACGCTTCCGCGACGGGCTACCGCTCGCGACCTTCGGGTCGAAGGCGCTCTATGCCGGTGGAGCCGAGGGCTATATCGACTTCCCGCCGCACGGGGCCGACGCCTGAGATGAGCGACACGGAGGCGCGCCTCGCCGCCCTTGAGGCCGAAGTCCGGGCGCTGCGCGATCATATCGAGATCGCGCAGGTCATCGCCCGCTACGGCCCGCTTGCCGACAGCGCGGACACGCTGGACGGTGGCATGGCGACGGGCGCCCTCTGGGCCGAAGACGGCGTCTATGATCTTGGCGGGGGCTGGGAAGGCCAGGGCCCCGCCGGGATTGCCGGGCTGCTCGACAATGACGTCCACCGCGCGCTGGTGCGCGACGGCGCGGCGCATATCCCGAGCGCGCCGCGCATCGTGCTGGACGGCGACCGGGCGACCGCGCTCAACTACACGCGCGTGTACAAGCACGAAAACGGCACGTTTTCGGTGTGGCGGGTTTCGGTCAACCGCTGGGAACTGGCGCGCGGGGATGCGGGCTGGAAGATCGTCCGCCGGACGAACCGGCTGCTCGACGGCAATGACGAGGCGCGCGGGCTGTTGCGCACCGCGCGCGAGAATTAAGCCGCGGGCTCGACCGCGAAGAGCGTGACCCCGGCATATTTGGGATCGTTCGCATCGAAGATCGATTCGGGCGTGAACGGACGGTCCACCAGTTCGACCTCGGACAAGCCGGTGAGCTTGTAGGTTCCCACCTTGGGCTCGCGCGGGGGCTTGCCATCGCGCTCGACGGTCACTGCGTCGAGATGCAGTTCGCCGTGCTTGGTGTAGAGGATATGGGGCGCCATGATCGCCGACTGGCGATTATAGGTGGCACGGATACATTTGTGCAGCGCGATCGCTTCCAGGAGGACCTTGGTCGGCATGGCGCGCGAAATGACCCAAAAAGACCGGACAATCAACCTTATTGTGCAGTGCGGCAACAATCGCACCGATTGATGCGCGACACCGGAAGATTCTTCTAGCCGCCAGCAGGATCGCGACCGAATCGGATATGGAATGCCGGCATTTCGATCTTTCGGCGCACGATCCACTCGATTAGGCTGGACGCATGATGATGACGCTGATTGCCGCCGCGCTGCTCGCCACGGCCCCCAATGCCGCCCAGACCCCGCCCGCGCCGACGGCCCCCGCCGCCGAAGCGGTCGCGCCTGCGCCCACCGCGCAGGAAGAGCCGGTGACCGTGCGGCTGGAAACCAGCCTTGGGGCGATCGTGATCGCGCTCGACCCGGTGCATGCGCCCGTGACGACCGCCAATTTCCTGCGCTATGTCGACCAGAACCGGCTGGCGGGCACCGGATTTTACCGCGCGATGCAGGTGGGCGAAGGGGGGCTGATTCAGGGGGGCACCGCAATGAGCCGAAGCACACATTGCCGCCGATCGCGCATGAGCCGACGAGCCAGACCGGGCTGAAGCATCTCGATGGAACGATCTCGATGGCGCGCTATGCCCCCGGGTCGGCAGCGGGCGATTTCTTCATCGCGGTCGGCGACCTGCCCTCGCTCGATGCCAACCCGGACGCCGAGGGCGACAATCTGGGTTTTGCGGCCTTTGGCCGGGTGGTCGAGGGGATGGACGTGGTGAAGCGCATCCTGGCGGCCCCGACATCACCCACCGAGGGCGAGGGCGTGATGCGTGGGCAGATGATCGCCGAGCCGGTAAAGATCCTCGCGGCCATGCGCACAAAAAAAACGCCGGAGCGCTGAGCGCCCCGGCGAGCAAAGGACGGGCGGCGCAGGAGACCGCCCTGCCCCCGCTATCAGATCATGTACGACCCGCCATTGGCGGCATAGAGCGCGCCGGTGACGAAGCTGGCGTCGTCGCTGGCGAGGAACGCCACGACCGAAGCCACTTCCGACGGGTTCGCCATGCGGCCAAGCGGCACTGCGGCCGCGAGCGAAGCACGCCATTCGGCCGAGATATTCTGCATGATCGGCGTGTCCGTCGGGCCCGGGGCGACGGCGTTGACGCGGATGTTGCGCGGCGCGAGTTCGCGCGCGAGCTGGCGTGCAAGGCCGATGACCGCGGTCTTCGACGCGACATAATGCGGGCTGCCTTCGCCCGATGCGGCCGAGGTGGAGCTGATATGGACGATCGAGCCGCCATTGCCCTTTTCCGCCATCACGCGGACGACCGCGCGGGTGCAGAAAAAGGCGCCGTCGAGATTGACGGCCACGACGCGGCGCCAGCCATCGTCTTCCATGTGGATGAGCTGATCGACGGGTTTGCGCGAGCTGCCCTTTTCGGCGATCTCGGCATCGCGTTCGGCCATTGCGGCGTAGAATTTGTCGCTGCCATCGCCCGCCGCCGCACCGATGCCGGCATTGTTGACGAGGATATCGATCGTGCCGAACGCCGATGCGGTTTCGGCGACGACCGCATCGACGGCCTTGCTGTCGGTCACGTCGAGCTTGAAGGCGAGGTGCTGATCGGGGTTTTCGAACGAGGCCTTGGCTGCTTCGGCAGCGGCAACGTCCATATCGCACAGCGCAACGCGCGCACCATCGGCGGCGAGCCGTTCGGCAATGGCGCGGCCAATGCCCTGCGCGGCGCCAGTGACGAGCGCCGTCTTACCTTCCAATCTCTTCATCCAATCCTCCGTATGGGGCATTGTTGCCCCGATCCTGTCCGTTGGCGCGCACCCGACATTGCCTGGCACTGACCGATATGGCGGTACGCCCTTTCTTAACTACGCAAAATAACCTTAGCAACTTTTCAAATCATCGCTTTGCGTTAATAATGCCAATTGCAATCGCGCGCATATGGCCTAATCGGAATCTAGATTCCGTTATTGCCGCGCGGCCGATAGGCTCTTGACGAAAGACAGGCCAAACCCGCAGCACGGCGCAACAGGTTGAAACACCAGTGTCATGATTGCGGGCGGACAGGGATTTCCGGCCGGCATTAGGGGGAATGACAGCATTGAGGCGGACGACGAACAAGGACGCAGCACCGCATTACCAGTTCGACGAGATCGACCGATCGATCGTCGCGCTGCTGCGGGACAATGGCCGCGCCACCAATCAGCAGATCGCCAAGAAGCTCGATCTGGCACCCGCCACCGTATCGTCGCGCATCAAGCGCATGGAAGCCGCCAATGCGCTGTGCGTGGTCGCGGTGTCCGACTTTGCCGCGCATGGCTATGACGTTTTGATCGAACTGTGCATCCAGGTGGAAAAGCGCTCCGCCGCCGCGGTGGGCGAGGAACTGGCGGCGCTGCCCGAAGTGTTCGCCGCGCATGTCGTGACCGGCGCGCACGAGATCGACCTGCTGATCGCGCTCCACAGCCTCGACGAACTGCCCGAGCTTTACGGACGGATCAGCCAGATCCAGGGCATCCGCACCATGACGCCGGCGATTGCCGTCGACACGGTGAAATATGAATTCGACCTGGCCCCCCTTTCCTGAGCTGGCACCGACATGGCAAAACCCACGCTTGACGATCTCGATCGCAAACTCATCGACCTGCTGGCCAAGGACGCGCGCGTCAGCAACCGGCAGATCGCGGCCAAGCTCGACGTTACCGAGGGCACGGTGCGCGCGCGCATCAAGCGGCTGCAGCAGGAAAATTTGATCCGCTTCACCGCGATCACCGGCATCACCACGCTACGACTGCTGCGCCCCTTCTTCGTCTATGTCTCCGCCGATCCCGCCAAGGTGCGCCCGCTCGCCGAAGAGATTGCCGGATTGCCGCAGATCCACGCGGTGCTGACCACGCTGGGCCGCCACAATATCCTTGTCATCGGGCTGTTCGCCGATCTGGAAGATGTGATGACCACCGCAACCCAGCGTATCGTCGAGCTTCCCGGCGTCTATAATGTCGAAACCTCAATCGCGGTTTCGACTCTGAAGTATAATCCACGCGTGGTGCGGATCACCGGAACCCCGCCGCACATGGATGAAAATGACGAAGAAGCCGAGGGTTGAAACGCGAACACGCGGAATCGGCCAGAACAACCTCCATCTTGCGTAATTCAGCGGTTCATGCGATACGAAATTGAATGAGAGAGGAGATCGCAATGGCCAGCCCGGCCCCCGCCAGTGAAGCGCAAGACGTGACGCAGACCGCCCCGATCGCCGCCGCGGACAATACCGCAGCGCTTGGCGCGGACTTCAAGCAGGCGATGCGCCGGCTTGCCGCCAGCGTTTCGGTGATCACCGCGCGC is part of the Sphingomonas sp. C3-2 genome and harbors:
- a CDS encoding acyl-CoA dehydrogenase family protein; this translates as MQFAFTPEQAMIREAAQSYAAQYGDSHQVRRAVETEDGFDRAAWQVLVGELGFGGIATPESAGGSGLGMVELASVHEMLGRSLMPSPYLASIGVAATLLNALDSDAARALLPAVIGGDQIATLAYCGKKGGADVSAVPMTLSADGVLDGEAWFVQFGHVADIILCAARDNQDNLHVAFVRRDTPGLEVERLPMMDQTRPMARVKCTGVRLAPADIVGGAGDALVHALRTGALLVASEAVGGAGAALEATVAYTKERHQFGRAIGSFQALKHRMADMMVAIEAAKGIAWYAAAAAGETPEDFAEAASVAKTACTEAMMKVAGDMIQLHGGIGFTWEHDAHLFFKRARSSLTLFGTPDWHREIIMNAIEQGAVA
- a CDS encoding nuclear transport factor 2 family protein, with the translated sequence MADTELLARIDRLESLEQIRQLPARYALCLDMRDIDAMAGLFTPDVRVGRDKTGRDALRDYLDETMRVQFTGTSHHVGGHVIEFDSPDRARGVVYSKNEHETGPEWVIMQMMYIDDYVRVDGRWHFERRLPLYWYATDLNKPPIGDKKMRWPGREPYDGGFHKLFPSWDAFWNRKGAPEGPVAAPAPFDEFLKTMRGSADAPRVKVR
- a CDS encoding SDR family oxidoreductase; amino-acid sequence: MFQGKSYFITGAGGGIGRATAVALGAQGARVTLADVHEAGIEETAKLVRDAGGEAATVRLDVTDKAATDAALDAHAARWGGLDGAFNNAGVTLEGVHSEWGDAAIIERTLAINTMGVAHCMQAEIRHMLASGGGAIVNTASIAGESGAGGAGYCASKHAVIGLTRSAALRYATQAIRVNAVCPGVISTAMTAPIEADPKGAAILAQMQPIGRIGQPEEVASAVLFLLSDAASFVTGHPLAVDGGYLAR
- a CDS encoding FAD-dependent oxidoreductase; this encodes MTTTSPAQFDHVVDLLVIGSGAGGMTAAISAAALGAEALVIEKSDKYGGTSAMSGGGIWIPNSHLARAAGQVDDPEDAFRYVRALSAPNVSDEQIRTFVTEAPRMLEWMEENAGVRYMSVPYTDYHAELPGGKLGWRTHMACEIDGRLLGKDLDDLRDPSKAASLFGKISWTLMETQTLLFRTKGWQGTLAKMLARYYLDIGQRLRSSKDRFLSLGNALAGMLRLGMRRHKADLWLNTGMKELIEEDGRITGVVVEREGRTLRIGARRGVVLAAGGFERNAEMRRKFLPGSFDPLGSGSQVNNQGESIVAGEAVGAATRNMDSCWWAPTFRVPGEDSARLCTFERALPGCIIVNREGKRYQNEAASYHITGGDMVRAEAENGITNPSWIIFDAGYRNRYPMGPVLPLMPDWMLPGEVKQILVKARTIGELAEKTGMPVDALEATVSRFNENARKGEDPDFGRGHNAYDRYYGDPRFGPNPNLAPLVDAPFYAIPIHGGDIGTNGGLVTDAKARVLDTAGAPIKGLYAVGNNAASVMGYSYPGAGSTLGPAMTFGWIAGRDAMQANN
- a CDS encoding SDR family NAD(P)-dependent oxidoreductase produces the protein MKRLEGKTALVTGAAQGIGRAIAERLAADGARVALCDMDVAAAEAAKASFENPDQHLAFKLDVTDSKAVDAVVAETASAFGTIDILVNNAGIGAAAGDGSDKFYAAMAERDAEIAEKGSSRKPVDQLIHMEDDGWRRVVAVNLDGAFFCTRAVVRVMAEKGNGGSIVHISSTSAASGEGSPHYVASKTAVIGLARQLARELAPRNIRVNAVAPGPTDTPIMQNISAEWRASLAAAVPLGRMANPSEVASVVAFLASDDASFVTGALYAANGGSYMI
- a CDS encoding SDR family NAD(P)-dependent oxidoreductase produces the protein MTQTFEGKIAVVSGGSEGIGLATATMLAKRGAHVTIIARRPEKLEAAKAAIEAQGGKVDTVSLDISDAEAYGAAIADVAEKHGRIDCLVNNAPSVAYSAIADASLESWRQDFRVNAEAVFLGTKAAMASMAKTGGGSIVNISSTCGIRAAPGMASYSASKAALIQFTAVAAMEGARQGIRVNTIVPGQVNTPANQAFTDAAPELAERIADTIPAGRSGQPDELAEAILFLLSDAASYVTGVALPVDGGKAAQLYMPS
- a CDS encoding nuclear transport factor 2 family protein — its product is MSDTEARLAALEAEVRALRDHIEIAQVIARYGPLADSADTLDGGMATGALWAEDGVYDLGGGWEGQGPAGIAGLLDNDVHRALVRDGAAHIPSAPRIVLDGDRATALNYTRVYKHENGTFSVWRVSVNRWELARGDAGWKIVRRTNRLLDGNDEARGLLRTAREN
- a CDS encoding Lrp/AsnC family transcriptional regulator; this encodes MTALRRTTNKDAAPHYQFDEIDRSIVALLRDNGRATNQQIAKKLDLAPATVSSRIKRMEAANALCVVAVSDFAAHGYDVLIELCIQVEKRSAAAVGEELAALPEVFAAHVVTGAHEIDLLIALHSLDELPELYGRISQIQGIRTMTPAIAVDTVKYEFDLAPLS
- a CDS encoding Lrp/AsnC family transcriptional regulator — encoded protein: MAKPTLDDLDRKLIDLLAKDARVSNRQIAAKLDVTEGTVRARIKRLQQENLIRFTAITGITTLRLLRPFFVYVSADPAKVRPLAEEIAGLPQIHAVLTTLGRHNILVIGLFADLEDVMTTATQRIVELPGVYNVETSIAVSTLKYNPRVVRITGTPPHMDENDEEAEG
- a CDS encoding alkene reductase; translation: MPTLFDPVRLGAIEMANRVVMAPMTRSRADDGDIPGDMVAEYYAQRASAGLIITEGAQPSADGKGYCRTPGLFNEAQVEAWAKVNAGVHAKGGRIVLQVMHVGRIASALNKDAGTRTVAPSAIQAQGKIFTDVEGMVPFDMPEELTTAEVAEVIAELGRCAKLAKQANFDGVELHCASGYLPMQFLSTGTNTRTDQYGGPVENRIRFAVEAIDAMAAEIGADRVGFRIAPGNPFNDLHDDNHPETYAALLDALDGKGLAYCHLVDMHLDWLDSRALLAKHWSGPTILNESIELPEAQELVAKGGADAVSFGRFYIANPDLVERFRDGLPLATFGSKALYAGGAEGYIDFPPHGADA